Proteins encoded in a region of the Deinococcus carri genome:
- the avs2 gene encoding AVAST type 2 anti-phage system protein Avs2 produces MPLQWHQLRPWNGSQHGAFEALCCQLAEAESAPDGSAFIRKGTPDGGVEGFWQLPDGTEWAWQAKFFLSPPDDGQWGQLDESVRNALLRHPRLTRYFVCLPIDRPDARLPNRRSMLDRWNERVERWKGWAAEQSRSVEFHYWGDHELLSRLSREEHRGRQKFWFHETLLSEQWLQQKWQEAYRSAGERYTPDVHVPLPIVEPLDALGRTAAFSSWLTETHKRYGYTGGALKALSRLESSAEGDSAREALGVAEATWREVEAAPDQAISWDRVKVAFEKASAAMDQVAVSLRGAARAWQEQNPQQNGYSNPWSEDQSNASSSAYGLRHIAEVAESLRAQASNAVGICVAGEAGIGKTHLFCDVAQARLASGAPTVLLMGEQFAAADPLQEIPQLLGLGVTFEEFLGALSAAAQAQGRRAFLMIDALNESADRNRWKSRFMTLLTRVEQYPWVRLVVSVRTTYEGLVLPPEAEQHGLVRVEHEGFGDATYEATKRYFNAYGIQQPTVPMLNPEFRNPLFLKLFCKGLKAKGLHSIPPGLEGITAIFRFLIDAINERLARADRLDYDPRDQPVWQAVQRIAEALALSRGRFLSLQEVKTLLADILPSSGYERSLFRQLVAEGLLVENLYYDWETEAQVDGVRFAYERLTDHLIAQQLLDAHLDPERPKATFRRSGPLRQYLHDDRSCYRYRGVIEALSIQVPERIGRELIELTPHLGQYQVLCEAFVASLTLRRPDAIKRRKFANIANRYVLRWRDLDGDLLDALLTVAAHPRHALNADFLHRLLMRRPMPDRDAWWSIFLFRRYGNEDAVDRLIDWAWHPADKAHIEDEAIRLAGTALAWFLTCSHRFLRDRTTKALVNLLGARLHVVSQLLQQFHRVDDLYVAERLYAVAYGCAMRSRDQHGLQALAQQVYDLVFREGEPPVHILLRDYARGVIEVALAQSLTLDVNPAQFRPPYGSTWIQDIPTGEDLKGWEQEAEGDRWGSKSAIIHSLAFKMWDFSNYVIGKGSRFEWTSRPLYGPYPPTWGEMRRAFETSLTERQRLAFARYINVCVRISGIKFRRAFLSYVDEDAASELTDEQLDEGLKYFEGRLLATLGKRKSAVFKTQVAPYLDSNSHRNDGELTFDLEAGKRWMVKRVFDMGWTVERFGEFDRMAGYRAAGRAAKKAERMGKKYQWLAYHEFLARVADNFEYRADAVTRWNTEAHQKYDGPWQMWLRDIDPSWVIPTAQTEALRPSACWWNPVRVASWGEEMSHLEWLQSRESVPDLTPLFDVTDAQGRRWISLNGSFHYEPEDGKARGLNRQLWVLVNAYLLKKEDLEALYPWATQQRYMNRWMPEPYESHHTFIGEYPWSPAAREQFFFPESEWRTIDEAKNPPPVELLVPSADYNKASSDFDCSVEERASATLPTAWLFERLGLVWHGREGEYHDVRGRLIVQDPSVRTAGPAALLIERDSLLNLLEREGMALIWTVLGEKQLTEGNAPGWMELNGAYKFTPNGLEGVVRSEFRDRA; encoded by the coding sequence ATGCCCTTGCAGTGGCACCAATTACGACCTTGGAACGGCAGTCAGCACGGGGCGTTCGAGGCCCTCTGCTGCCAACTGGCCGAGGCGGAAAGCGCTCCAGACGGCTCGGCATTCATTCGTAAGGGAACGCCGGACGGTGGCGTCGAGGGGTTCTGGCAATTGCCGGATGGGACTGAGTGGGCCTGGCAGGCAAAATTCTTTCTCTCTCCGCCTGACGACGGTCAGTGGGGGCAACTGGACGAGTCTGTTAGAAACGCGCTGTTGCGTCATCCACGGCTGACACGCTATTTTGTCTGTCTCCCCATAGACCGCCCGGATGCGCGCCTCCCCAACCGCCGATCTATGCTCGACCGCTGGAACGAACGGGTTGAACGCTGGAAGGGGTGGGCGGCTGAGCAGAGCCGGTCTGTAGAGTTCCATTACTGGGGTGATCACGAGTTGCTCTCGCGGCTCTCTCGTGAGGAGCATCGGGGCCGACAGAAGTTCTGGTTCCACGAAACGCTTCTCAGTGAGCAGTGGTTGCAGCAGAAGTGGCAGGAGGCCTACCGCAGTGCCGGAGAACGGTACACACCGGATGTCCATGTGCCTTTGCCTATCGTGGAACCTCTGGATGCTTTGGGGCGCACCGCTGCTTTCTCCTCCTGGCTGACTGAAACCCACAAGCGTTACGGATACACAGGGGGTGCTCTTAAAGCCCTCTCCAGGCTTGAAAGTTCAGCCGAGGGAGACTCCGCGCGAGAGGCGCTCGGAGTGGCAGAGGCCACCTGGAGGGAAGTTGAGGCCGCACCCGACCAAGCTATTTCCTGGGACAGGGTGAAAGTTGCCTTTGAGAAGGCGAGTGCAGCAATGGACCAAGTCGCCGTGTCCCTGCGTGGGGCGGCCCGAGCATGGCAGGAGCAGAACCCGCAGCAGAATGGCTACTCGAACCCCTGGTCGGAGGACCAGAGCAACGCCTCCTCCAGCGCTTACGGGTTGAGGCACATCGCAGAGGTGGCGGAAAGCCTGCGCGCTCAGGCCAGTAACGCGGTAGGCATCTGCGTCGCCGGGGAGGCGGGGATAGGGAAGACGCACCTCTTCTGTGATGTGGCGCAAGCCCGGTTGGCGTCTGGAGCGCCGACTGTTCTCCTGATGGGGGAGCAGTTTGCTGCGGCTGACCCTCTTCAGGAGATTCCACAGCTCCTGGGCCTCGGCGTGACCTTCGAGGAATTTCTGGGAGCGCTCTCTGCGGCGGCACAAGCGCAAGGCCGTCGAGCGTTCCTGATGATCGATGCCCTGAATGAGAGTGCTGATCGAAACCGTTGGAAAAGCCGATTTATGACACTGCTCACCCGGGTGGAGCAGTACCCCTGGGTACGCCTGGTCGTTAGCGTACGCACGACCTATGAAGGGCTGGTTCTTCCACCCGAGGCGGAGCAGCACGGCCTCGTCCGGGTGGAGCATGAGGGGTTCGGGGACGCGACCTACGAGGCGACCAAGCGGTACTTCAATGCCTATGGCATCCAGCAGCCGACGGTCCCCATGCTGAACCCGGAGTTCCGGAACCCCCTGTTCCTGAAACTCTTCTGTAAAGGGCTGAAGGCCAAGGGGCTCCACTCCATTCCGCCTGGCCTTGAGGGCATCACGGCCATCTTCCGCTTTTTGATCGACGCCATCAATGAACGCCTCGCCCGGGCAGACAGGCTGGATTACGATCCGCGGGACCAACCCGTCTGGCAGGCCGTCCAGAGAATTGCGGAGGCTCTCGCGCTCAGCCGCGGGAGGTTTCTCTCGTTGCAAGAAGTCAAAACGCTCCTGGCCGACATCCTGCCCTCGTCGGGGTACGAGCGGAGTCTGTTCCGTCAGCTCGTGGCCGAGGGACTGCTGGTGGAGAACCTCTACTACGACTGGGAAACTGAGGCGCAGGTCGATGGAGTTCGCTTCGCTTATGAGCGTCTGACCGATCATCTAATAGCTCAGCAACTGCTGGACGCGCACCTTGACCCAGAGCGTCCGAAGGCAACGTTCCGACGCAGTGGCCCTCTGCGCCAGTATTTACACGATGATCGGTCCTGCTACCGGTACCGGGGTGTCATTGAGGCCCTTTCCATTCAAGTTCCCGAGCGCATCGGCCGCGAGCTGATTGAGCTGACTCCCCATCTCGGTCAGTACCAGGTGCTCTGCGAAGCGTTCGTTGCCAGCCTGACCCTCCGCAGACCGGACGCCATCAAACGCAGAAAGTTTGCCAATATCGCCAACAGGTATGTCCTCCGGTGGCGTGATCTGGACGGCGATTTGCTCGACGCGCTGCTCACCGTGGCGGCTCACCCACGGCACGCCCTCAATGCGGACTTTCTGCACCGCCTCCTGATGAGGCGTCCGATGCCCGACCGCGATGCCTGGTGGAGCATTTTCCTGTTCCGAAGATACGGCAACGAGGACGCCGTTGACCGACTAATTGACTGGGCCTGGCATCCTGCGGACAAAGCTCACATTGAGGATGAGGCGATTCGCCTCGCCGGGACGGCGCTCGCTTGGTTCTTGACCTGTTCACACCGCTTCCTGCGAGACCGAACCACCAAGGCTCTGGTGAATCTGCTGGGTGCCCGACTCCATGTGGTCAGTCAGTTGCTCCAGCAGTTCCACCGTGTCGATGACCTGTACGTAGCCGAGCGCCTCTATGCGGTGGCCTATGGCTGTGCGATGCGTAGTCGCGACCAGCATGGCCTCCAGGCCCTCGCACAGCAGGTCTACGACCTAGTGTTCCGAGAGGGTGAGCCGCCCGTCCACATTCTGTTGCGCGACTATGCCCGGGGCGTCATCGAGGTTGCTCTGGCTCAGTCGCTGACCCTGGATGTGAATCCAGCGCAGTTCCGGCCACCGTATGGAAGCACCTGGATTCAGGACATTCCGACGGGAGAAGACCTCAAAGGATGGGAGCAGGAGGCAGAGGGTGACAGGTGGGGGTCGAAATCGGCCATCATCCACTCACTGGCGTTTAAGATGTGGGATTTTTCCAATTACGTGATTGGGAAAGGAAGCCGTTTTGAGTGGACGAGCAGGCCGCTGTATGGTCCTTATCCCCCGACCTGGGGTGAGATGCGACGTGCTTTTGAAACTTCCCTCACCGAGCGACAACGTTTGGCGTTTGCTAGATACATCAATGTATGTGTCCGTATCAGTGGCATCAAATTCAGGAGGGCGTTTCTGAGCTACGTGGACGAGGATGCCGCATCTGAATTGACAGACGAACAATTGGATGAGGGCCTGAAGTATTTCGAGGGACGCTTGCTTGCCACACTAGGAAAGCGAAAGAGTGCCGTATTTAAAACTCAAGTCGCTCCCTACCTGGACTCGAATTCCCATCGCAATGATGGTGAACTGACCTTCGACCTTGAGGCGGGCAAACGCTGGATGGTGAAGCGTGTGTTCGATATGGGCTGGACGGTCGAGCGCTTCGGTGAGTTTGACCGGATGGCCGGTTATCGTGCTGCTGGGCGTGCAGCCAAGAAAGCTGAGCGAATGGGGAAGAAGTACCAGTGGCTGGCGTACCACGAGTTCCTCGCCCGGGTAGCAGACAACTTCGAGTATCGGGCAGATGCCGTGACGCGCTGGAATACCGAGGCCCACCAGAAGTACGACGGTCCCTGGCAGATGTGGTTGAGAGACATTGACCCGTCCTGGGTGATCCCCACTGCCCAGACTGAGGCCCTACGTCCCTCCGCTTGCTGGTGGAATCCCGTGAGGGTCGCCTCCTGGGGCGAAGAGATGAGCCACCTGGAGTGGTTGCAGTCGCGGGAGAGCGTCCCCGACCTCACGCCCCTCTTCGATGTTACGGATGCGCAGGGCAGGCGCTGGATCAGCCTGAATGGGTCCTTTCACTACGAACCGGAGGATGGCAAGGCGCGGGGCCTCAACCGGCAACTCTGGGTCCTGGTCAACGCTTACCTTCTTAAGAAGGAAGACCTGGAAGCGTTGTACCCGTGGGCGACCCAGCAGCGGTACATGAACCGCTGGATGCCAGAGCCGTATGAGTCGCATCACACCTTCATCGGCGAATACCCATGGAGTCCGGCGGCCCGGGAACAGTTCTTCTTCCCGGAGAGCGAGTGGCGGACTATTGACGAGGCGAAGAACCCCCCTCCCGTGGAGTTGCTGGTCCCGTCGGCGGACTACAACAAGGCGAGCAGCGACTTTGACTGTTCGGTCGAGGAGCGGGCGTCGGCCACCCTCCCTACCGCCTGGCTCTTTGAGCGCCTGGGGCTGGTGTGGCATGGGCGCGAAGGGGAGTATCACGATGTGCGGGGGCGGCTGATAGTTCAGGACCCCTCGGTCCGTACTGCCGGACCTGCCGCATTGTTGATCGAGCGAGACAGTCTCCTAAACCTCCTCGAGCGCGAGGGGATGGCGTTGATCTGGACCGTGCTGGGTGAAAAGCAGCTGACCGAAGGCAATGCACCGGGATGGATGGAGTTGAATGGGGCGTACAAGTTCACACCGAACGGGCTGGAAGGCGTAGTGCGGAGCGAGTTTCGTGACCGCGCCTGA